A segment of the Ptychodera flava strain L36383 unplaced genomic scaffold, AS_Pfla_20210202 Scaffold_28__1_contigs__length_4768798_pilon, whole genome shotgun sequence genome:
ttcaaacagctcagagaggggtcacttaattttcataagtatctgtcccatcaaaaagcagtttccgtgttcagaaatattctgggagataaaaatgattcgctgaaTGATtccattctctgaagtcatttgaTTCTAAACCTGACACAAAAGTTAATTTATCTATCAAATGAACTCTTGCCTTGGAAACTCGAGCTCACTGTTTGAAGGCACATGAGCGCATATCCTATCACTTACATATTACAGATATAAATTGTTGCTTGTTCAGTTTCCAAGTTGTTGTGTTTAGAAGCAGCAGTGTTCGGTTCATGTGCAAAGACAATATTAAACAATCAGTTAATAATGGGTTTATTGTATTGCTAACAGACGAATGTTAACAAATGAAGACCATTGGGAAGAAGAAAACCTCTTCGTTTCCTATAGCTGCTGACGCTGGAATGCATGCTACGAATATGTATTATGTCAGCCCTATATCTAAACAATGACTGTGGCAAGGAAGACGTTTTTATGACATAATTCAAATGGCATCTGCTTACCAGGTCCAACAGAAGTAACGTCCGACTGATGAGTCTGGCTTACGTCATCATGCTGATATATCAGTTTACCCAACATCATTTTCGTGTTCTCTGCTACCTGGTTGGTCTTTTCATTTAGTTCTAGTCTCATTTTTGCGGCTCTCTTGAGGTATGCAGAATAATCTTGGATCACGCTTTTTATTTTATCACCGAGAATGGTGTGGCTGCCCTTCATATCGACTGCTAAATCTGCAGGATCTAAATCGGGTAAATATTCCATAATGGTCTTATGACTCGGAGAATACTGTGGTACCAGAAGTGGGGTTCCGGTCGCGATTGTACCCAGTGACAGGCTAATCGAGTTGACGGAAGATGGGGGCACGAGTAATAAATGCGATTGCTGCAGCAGAGTGACGATTTGTGAAGCTTTGAACGACTTGTAGATAATTTGAAGATAAGGGTGTGGGACCAAAGCACCTTTTATATCGTCCTCACGGCCTTTGGTAACAGAAACAATTACCCACTTTGGAGGTTCTCGCGAAAGTTTATGAAAACAATCTGCCAAGTAATTCATAGCTTTAGCAACTACAGATTCACGTGATAGCTCATTGATGTCATTTTCGTCAACGAACATCAATACCTGAAAGCTGCCACTTTCCGGGATATTTAGTGATCGCTTAACTTTGAAAAGCTCATCTGCTGGCGTAAGTTTTAAGGAACGGTGATTTACCGCCGCGTCGAAATATTGATAATAGGACTCaaaatgtttaaatatttcagaaCCAATTGAAAATACTGCCTTTGCGTCCTTGCTACcctgttttgttaatttttcccAAACCTCACGGTGACTTTCATCATAACCTAGAATACTCAACGGAGTGTCAAGCTTATATGGATTGACGAGATAGAATGGTGCACCTGGAAATGTTTCGTCTCTAATCGCTAAAGCTTGGTATGATGTTACCATGCTGAAACCAAAGACCATTTTTACCCTCTCGAGTTTGCTGATATCAGGGAAGTATAGATTATGCTTATGCAGCCAGCTAATATCTTCCTGGGAGAGACGATATAATTCTGGGGGATCCGGATAAATGAGCTTGACATCAAATTCGCGAAATTCATTTTGTTCTCCATTTTTTACTTTGAAGGCAGTGCAATAAATTGCACATCCTGCGGCatgtaagaaataaataagttgCCGAATAGCAGCAGCCACACCACCGATGATTGGCCAGCCTAGGTACGAGCAGACGACCAATGCAGCTGGACGATCTTTGTCACtgaaaaatggaaataaatgGCAAACATATAAACATGATTGTTCGAGTAGTAATGGAGGACAAATTGATCAACGATGTTCATATGGAAAGTACATGAAGGCCTTTTGGTAGCAGTGAATCAACTCTTTCATCTCTACCGCATTTGGGAATGAAAGGTTTCCTTCTTTGAATTTATGTTGAATGTCAAAGCCATTCAGTTATACGATAAAACCGAAGGTTTCTAAGTATGACTGAAACTGAACAGGTATAGGCTAAAGATTAGCAACCATAATTCGATTGCCCTGAAGTGTTGCAGATGTATATATTTCACCAACCAAATGGCTGTTAATATTTAACGCAACATAAATGGCCTTAACAAGAAACATACGCCAAAGACAAACGTCACAGATCAGTAGGTGTAAAACTTAGCTGTATTTTACCAACATCACAGATTCGCAGATGTGCTTACCTTTTATTTCGAGCAGCACTGCCCTTGGAAGACATTCTAACACGTTCCGTCCAGTGAGCAACTGAATGTTAACAAAATACCTAGCTTTGGTCTCCAATTATGATCTAAGGTAAAAACAAAGAATAGGATATCTACATAAGTAAAACACATTCATTCATTGCACTCtttatattatgtatatatgtatgagcACATCAGGAATAGTGGTATTGGGTAAACCTTTGTAGGTCTGCTTCCACGCATGCaagaatgcatgcatgcatgcctgtatgtatgtatgtatgtatgtatgtatgtatgtatgtatgtatgtatgtatgtatgtatgtatgtatgtatgtatgtatgtatgtatgtatgtatgtatgtatgtatgtatgtatgtatgtatgtatgtatgtatgtatgtatgtatgtatgtatgtatgtatgtatgtatgtatgtatgtatgtatgtatgtattgacaTGTGCCTTGACCCCCTTTATGTCATTCgatttttttcattgtaaataAGTACTAGTACTTTGTAACGCAATGGTTATATCACGCTTGCCacacacgagagaaattagctgagcaaaatttcattcgagGTCGTTTGCTCAGCTATTACTCTCGTGTGCGGTCGATTTTTCGAGGAGTTTTTGTCCGCGCGAGGCGTTTAGCAAACTATCCAAcctgttttgatattgttttgcctcgcgaggcaaaTTCCTCACCGTGTGCGCCGGGAAAGTCATTTTCCTCACGTCTTTTTGAATAAAGCGCGCGTGTGGAGATCACATGACAGTGCAAAATGACCGCCCGTAGCCTGGCACGTAACATTGAAAGCAGTCgcgtgtggttcaatacacggcGATGTCTGCTGTACGCATTAGAAGGACAGGTCAATCTTTCTTTTTGTCATGTATTTTGACGGCATTCGGAACATCATCATGTTCGCGAAGCATCATGTGA
Coding sequences within it:
- the LOC139126962 gene encoding uncharacterized protein; translated protein: MSSKGSAARNKSDKDRPAALVVCSYLGWPIIGGVAAAIRQLIYFLHAAGCAIYCTAFKVKNGEQNEFREFDVKLIYPDPPELYRLSQEDISWLHKHNLYFPDISKLERVKMVFGFSMVTSYQALAIRDETFPGAPFYLVNPYKLDTPLSILGYDESHREVWEKLTKQGSKDAKAVFSIGSEIFKHFESYYQYFDAAVNHRSLKLTPADELFKVKRSLNIPESGSFQVLMFVDENDINELSRESVVAKAMNYLADCFHKLSREPPKWVIVSVTKGREDDIKGALVPHPYLQIIYKSFKASQIVTLLQQSHLLLVPPSSVNSISLSLGTIATGTPLLVPQYSPSHKTIMEYLPDLDPADLAVDMKGSHTILGDKIKSVIQDYSAYLKRAAKMRLELNEKTNQVAENTKMMLGKLIYQHDDVSQTHQSDVTSVGPDEPSTSNKNDRSDPNQSETHQSSKRLKLKNGNMRVRLGVQAAAPENDKPVSEIENDLFSHAHTRTNADNLMDRINRIHPDLHGVAIEEGSLNFVIRCGSTDAADALWNAYSSGRLDRMADKTVLSIPLLDDIGARMLSLETFIDYQEYLQCKQEIKDKGRE